In the genome of Vicia villosa cultivar HV-30 ecotype Madison, WI linkage group LG7, Vvil1.0, whole genome shotgun sequence, one region contains:
- the LOC131616106 gene encoding germin-like protein subfamily 3 member 4 — MKPFVNNLFFMFFFVVVVLTNIQICFADCDNLQDTCPSISPNKQTIFINGLPCKNPSNVTSQDFKTVELSKAGPKDIFGASVKLVTAFEFPGLNTLGLSIGRTDIENDGLVNFHYHPRATEMIFVKKGVLMAGFIDTQNQVFQNVLKVGDVCVFPKGLFHYILNQGFEDATVYSVYNSQNPGQVSIIPTTFDTTLESLDMLKKRIISLSTSQVQDGIINSTT, encoded by the coding sequence ATGAAACCATTTGTTAACAACCTTTTCTTTATGTTcttctttgttgttgttgtcttaACCAACATTCAAATTtgttttgcagattgtgataacCTTCAAGACACATGTCCATCAATTTCACCAAATAAACAAACCATATTCATCAATGGTCTACCTTGCAAAAATCCATCTAATGTAACATCTCAAGATTTCAAGACTGTTGAATTAAGTAAGGCTGGTCCTAAAGACATTTTTGGCGCGTCGGTAAAACTTGTTACCGCTTTTGAATTTCCCGGGTTGAATACTCTCGGTCTATCGATTGGAAGGACCGACATAGAAAATGATGGTTTGGTAAACTTTCATTATCATCCTAGAGCTACTGAAATGATCTTTGTTAAAAAAGGTGTATTGATGGCTGGATTTATTGATACACAAAACCAAGTTTTCCAAAATGTTCTCAAAGTTGGTGATGTTTGTGTTTTTCCTAAAGGTTTGTTTCATTACATTCTAAATCAAGGTTTTGAAGATGCTACTGTCTACTCAGTGTACAATAGTCAAAATCCTGGACAGGTATCCATTATTCCTAcaacttttgacacaacattgGAGTCTTTAGATATGCTGAAAAAGAGAATTATCTCACTTTCTACCTCTCAAGTTCAGGATGGTATTATCAATTCTACCACTTAG